One stretch of Jiangella gansuensis DSM 44835 DNA includes these proteins:
- a CDS encoding glycosyltransferase family protein produces MTVRSLPARGRRRIALYSHDAQGLGHVRRNLAVAGALSHMSPSPDILLLTGAPEASALPRPPGCDIVGLPGMAKDQGGRYRARHLSVPVSELVRLRAATIDAALRAFDPDLLVVDRHPWGFRGELEPVLESLAERTRVVLGLRDVLDEPARARQEWIDDRADLAVRRWYHQVWYYGDPRVHDATTELDLPPGMVVPTGYLARGRHRRQHTGPGRPVEKRYVLGLVGGGADGWALARAFASAPMPVGHLGVLVTGPRMPHAQRAELHAIARARPELRVFEFVDQIDAWLDDAGAVVAMGGYNTVCEVLACGAPLLVVPRTRPRSEQLVRAERLAGAGLLDVLHPDRLGAAELGGWLAAAVDRPAVSGSEIDLDGLARLPALATALIGAAPDRDHEEAHDVA; encoded by the coding sequence ATGACGGTGAGATCGCTGCCCGCCCGTGGACGGAGACGTATCGCTCTGTACTCCCACGACGCCCAGGGGCTCGGGCACGTGCGCCGCAACCTGGCCGTGGCGGGCGCGCTCTCCCACATGAGTCCGAGCCCGGACATCCTGCTGCTCACCGGCGCACCGGAGGCCTCGGCCCTTCCTCGCCCGCCGGGGTGTGACATCGTCGGGCTGCCTGGCATGGCCAAGGACCAGGGCGGCCGGTATCGCGCCCGGCACCTGTCGGTCCCGGTGAGCGAGCTGGTCCGGCTGCGGGCGGCCACCATCGACGCGGCGCTGCGGGCATTCGACCCGGACCTGCTGGTGGTCGACCGCCACCCCTGGGGCTTCCGCGGCGAACTGGAACCGGTGCTGGAGTCACTGGCCGAGCGCACCCGCGTGGTGCTCGGGCTGCGCGACGTGCTGGACGAGCCGGCCCGGGCCCGGCAGGAGTGGATCGACGACCGCGCCGATCTGGCGGTCCGCCGGTGGTATCACCAGGTCTGGTACTACGGCGACCCGCGCGTGCACGACGCCACCACCGAGCTGGACCTCCCGCCCGGCATGGTGGTCCCGACGGGGTACCTCGCGCGCGGCCGGCACCGGCGCCAGCACACGGGGCCCGGGCGGCCGGTCGAGAAGCGCTACGTGCTCGGGCTGGTCGGGGGAGGCGCCGACGGCTGGGCACTGGCACGCGCGTTCGCGTCCGCGCCGATGCCGGTCGGGCACCTCGGCGTGCTGGTCACCGGACCGCGGATGCCGCACGCCCAGCGGGCCGAGCTGCACGCCATCGCCCGCGCCCGGCCGGAGCTGCGGGTCTTCGAGTTCGTCGACCAGATCGACGCCTGGCTCGACGACGCGGGGGCCGTCGTCGCGATGGGCGGCTACAACACCGTCTGCGAGGTGCTGGCCTGCGGCGCCCCGCTGCTGGTGGTGCCGCGCACCCGGCCCCGGAGCGAACAGCTGGTGCGCGCCGAGCGGCTGGCCGGCGCCGGGCTGCTCGACGTGCTGCACCCGGACCGGCTCGGCGCGGCCGAGCTGGGCGGCTGGCTGGCCGCCGCCGTCGACCGGCCCGCCGTGTCGGGTTCCGAGATCGACCTGGATGGCCTGGCCCGGCTCCCCGCGCTGGCCACGGCCCTCATCGGCGCCGCGCCGGACCGTGACCACGAGGAGGCCCACGATGTCGCCTGA
- a CDS encoding helix-turn-helix domain-containing protein codes for MRRARDHIDRCYADPIDLAGIAAAAGYSRFHLVRAFRAAYGETPGRYLTRRRVERAQELLRVADLSVTEICHLVGFSSLGSFSSLFTELVGVPPSQFQRAAHASGPPLIPGCYILMCAGPRPAAKTATTEKLDPPGGP; via the coding sequence ATGCGCCGGGCGCGCGATCACATCGACCGCTGCTACGCCGACCCCATCGACCTGGCCGGCATCGCCGCCGCGGCCGGGTATTCCCGCTTCCACCTGGTCCGCGCGTTCCGGGCCGCGTACGGTGAGACGCCCGGCCGCTACCTCACCCGTCGGCGGGTCGAGCGGGCGCAGGAGCTGCTGCGGGTCGCCGACCTCAGTGTCACGGAGATCTGCCATCTGGTCGGCTTCTCCAGCCTGGGCTCGTTCAGCAGCCTCTTCACCGAGCTGGTCGGGGTGCCGCCGTCGCAGTTCCAACGCGCGGCGCACGCTTCCGGCCCGCCGCTCATCCCCGGCTGTTACATCCTGATGTGCGCCGGCCCGCGCCCGGCAGCGAAGACAGCAACGACGGAGAAGCTCGACCCGCCCGGCGGGCCCTAA
- the mca gene encoding mycothiol conjugate amidase Mca, with the protein MNEPLRLMHVHAHPDDESSKGAASTARYVAEGVDVLVVTCTGGERGSILNPKMDRPDVLENMSSIRRQEMDAARSILGVRQEWLGFVDSGLPEGDPLPPLPEGSFGLMPVEKAAEPLVEVMRRFRPHVVTTYDENGGYPHPDHIMCHKITVAAFDAAGDAGQYPGTGEAWQPRKLYYHHAFSRGRMLALHEEMQRRGLPSPYAERLEDWTDTAWDDRVTTRVQCAQYFPVRDRALLAHATQIDPDGPWFAVPLEVHQAAWPTEDYELVTSHVPTELPEDDLFAGLR; encoded by the coding sequence GTGAACGAGCCGCTGCGGCTGATGCACGTACATGCTCATCCCGACGACGAGTCCAGCAAGGGCGCAGCGTCCACGGCTCGGTACGTCGCGGAGGGCGTCGACGTCCTGGTGGTCACCTGCACCGGGGGCGAGCGCGGCTCCATCCTCAACCCGAAGATGGACCGTCCCGACGTGCTCGAGAACATGTCCTCGATCCGCCGGCAGGAGATGGACGCCGCACGCAGCATCCTCGGCGTCCGGCAGGAGTGGCTCGGCTTCGTCGACTCCGGCCTTCCCGAAGGCGATCCCCTCCCGCCGCTCCCAGAGGGCAGCTTCGGGCTGATGCCGGTCGAGAAGGCCGCGGAACCGCTGGTCGAGGTCATGCGGCGGTTCCGGCCGCACGTCGTCACCACGTACGACGAGAACGGCGGCTACCCGCACCCCGACCACATCATGTGTCACAAGATCACCGTGGCCGCGTTCGACGCCGCGGGCGACGCCGGACAGTACCCGGGCACCGGTGAGGCGTGGCAGCCGCGCAAGCTCTATTACCACCACGCGTTCAGCCGTGGCCGCATGCTCGCGCTCCACGAGGAGATGCAGCGGCGTGGGCTGCCGTCGCCGTACGCCGAGCGGCTCGAGGACTGGACCGACACCGCCTGGGACGACCGCGTGACCACCAGGGTCCAGTGCGCCCAGTACTTCCCGGTCCGCGACCGCGCGCTGCTGGCCCACGCCACCCAGATCGACCCGGACGGGCCGTGGTTCGCCGTCCCGCTCGAGGTGCACCAGGCCGCCTGGCCGACGGAAGACTACGAGCTGGTCACGTCGCACGTCCCCACGGAGCTGCCCGAGGACGACCTCTTCGCGGGCCTGCGCTGA
- a CDS encoding Fic family protein — protein sequence MSWSPEVPFNDLPPLPPSGLDLEPKPVLKATVEARTALATLAQAGQLLPNPNILIHAVPLLEAQASSEIENIVTTADELFKHADSGGGDRATMEALRYRSALFAGVESIRNRPLTSATAAQICSELQGREMTVRAVPGTRIANPTTRQVVYAPPEGADLIREKLSAWERFVHAEDDLDPLVRMAVAHYQFEAIRPFHDGNGRTGRVINILMLIEAGLLHDPILYLSRAIIARKNDYYRLLRAVTADNAWIEWVLYMLDVVRDSAASMTRKIAAIRTCQEGIAERARGATPGGRNAQFLAVLFEQPYCRINTVADRCHVSRQTASSWLHALVDTGLVRDVKVGRELLFVNHEFLNVLTRPE from the coding sequence GTGTCCTGGAGCCCCGAAGTCCCCTTCAACGATCTGCCACCGCTGCCACCGTCCGGCCTCGACCTCGAGCCCAAGCCCGTGCTCAAGGCCACCGTCGAAGCCCGAACGGCGCTGGCGACACTCGCCCAGGCTGGCCAGCTGCTGCCGAACCCCAACATCCTGATCCACGCGGTCCCGCTGCTCGAGGCGCAGGCCAGCTCCGAGATCGAGAACATCGTGACCACGGCCGATGAGCTGTTCAAGCACGCCGACTCGGGCGGGGGAGACCGCGCTACCATGGAGGCGCTGCGTTACCGGAGTGCGCTGTTCGCAGGGGTCGAATCGATCAGGAACCGGCCGCTCACGTCCGCGACCGCTGCCCAGATCTGCTCCGAACTGCAGGGCCGGGAGATGACAGTTCGTGCGGTGCCTGGTACGCGCATCGCGAACCCGACCACACGGCAGGTTGTTTACGCCCCACCCGAAGGGGCCGACCTCATTCGCGAGAAGCTCTCGGCCTGGGAGCGCTTCGTCCACGCTGAGGACGACCTTGATCCGCTGGTGCGCATGGCGGTGGCGCACTACCAGTTCGAAGCGATCCGCCCATTCCACGATGGCAACGGGCGCACCGGCCGCGTCATCAACATCCTGATGCTGATCGAGGCGGGCCTGCTGCACGACCCGATCCTCTACCTCTCACGCGCGATCATCGCCCGCAAGAACGACTACTACCGACTCCTGCGAGCGGTGACAGCCGATAACGCCTGGATCGAATGGGTCCTCTACATGCTCGACGTCGTTCGCGACTCTGCGGCATCGATGACGCGGAAGATTGCCGCCATCCGCACGTGTCAGGAGGGCATTGCGGAGCGGGCGCGCGGTGCCACTCCGGGTGGACGGAACGCACAGTTCTTGGCCGTCCTGTTCGAGCAGCCCTACTGTCGCATCAACACTGTCGCCGACCGATGCCACGTCTCGCGTCAGACCGCGTCGTCGTGGCTGCACGCCCTGGTGGACACAGGGCTCGTCCGCGATGTCAAGGTCGGCAGGGAGCTCCTCTTCGTGAACCATGAGTTCCTGAACGTGCTGACGCGGCCCGAGTGA
- a CDS encoding VOC family protein has protein sequence MITKLGVASVYVNDYDEALAFFIDKLGFQLRSDVRMENGYRWLTVGPSASPEFQLALSVPGPPMHDEETAATLRALMAKGTLSGGAWNTDDCRRTFDEYSARGVEFIQEPVDRPYGVEAVFRDNSGNWYSLNELNDKALDQKAMSEAFESGAP, from the coding sequence GTGATCACCAAGTTGGGTGTCGCCAGCGTCTACGTGAACGACTACGACGAAGCACTGGCGTTCTTCATCGACAAGCTGGGCTTCCAGCTGCGTTCCGACGTGCGCATGGAGAACGGTTACCGGTGGCTGACGGTCGGCCCGTCGGCGAGCCCCGAGTTCCAGCTCGCGCTGAGCGTCCCGGGTCCGCCGATGCACGACGAGGAGACGGCGGCGACGCTGCGGGCGCTGATGGCCAAAGGCACGTTGAGCGGGGGCGCGTGGAACACCGACGACTGCCGCCGGACCTTCGACGAGTATTCGGCGCGCGGAGTGGAGTTCATCCAGGAGCCGGTCGACCGGCCGTACGGCGTCGAGGCGGTCTTCCGCGACAACTCCGGTAACTGGTACAGCCTCAACGAGCTCAACGACAAGGCACTCGACCAGAAGGCCATGTCCGAGGCGTTCGAGTCTGGCGCGCCCTGA
- a CDS encoding ScyD/ScyE family protein translates to MLAGAASAANAASASGGGWREPTPVVELDGPRGVAVDHAGRIVVSEADGTISRVIDRGRNPKVHELGSVPAGFIAPAVAVARGNRVFALTTAGEPGTGAATLYQVRPGRAAKAIADIAAYQQTDPDPYDLEDNPTESNPFGVAALKDGSVLVADAAGNDLLRVHPNGDVVTVARFKPRVVEVPEELPDEFDGEPLPPAGTPIPAESVPTSITVGSDGYWYVGELRGFPATPGTSQIWRIKPGSVDAVCDPERPNSGHCRRFADGLTSVVDLAGGSHGTIYAVQLVQQSWLQWELGLADPPVGGLIKVRPGGSKSEIAPGSFILPGGVDVGRHGKLYVTAPVFGPGALLRVG, encoded by the coding sequence ATGCTGGCTGGAGCAGCATCGGCCGCGAACGCCGCATCCGCTTCGGGTGGCGGGTGGCGCGAGCCGACGCCGGTCGTCGAGTTGGACGGACCACGCGGCGTCGCCGTCGATCACGCCGGCCGCATCGTCGTCAGCGAGGCCGACGGCACCATCAGCCGCGTCATCGATCGCGGCCGCAATCCCAAGGTGCACGAGCTCGGGTCGGTACCGGCTGGGTTCATCGCCCCAGCCGTGGCCGTCGCCCGGGGCAATCGGGTGTTCGCCTTGACGACCGCGGGCGAGCCGGGCACCGGGGCCGCCACGCTCTACCAGGTGCGGCCGGGCCGCGCTGCGAAGGCGATCGCCGACATCGCCGCCTATCAGCAGACGGATCCGGACCCGTACGACCTCGAGGACAACCCGACGGAGTCCAACCCGTTCGGCGTCGCGGCGCTGAAGGACGGGAGCGTGCTCGTGGCCGACGCGGCCGGTAACGACCTGCTGCGTGTCCACCCGAACGGCGACGTCGTCACGGTCGCCCGGTTCAAGCCACGGGTGGTCGAAGTTCCGGAGGAACTGCCCGACGAGTTCGACGGCGAGCCGCTGCCGCCAGCCGGCACGCCGATACCCGCCGAGTCCGTCCCAACGTCGATCACGGTCGGCTCCGACGGCTACTGGTACGTCGGCGAGCTGCGCGGCTTCCCGGCCACGCCGGGGACGTCGCAGATCTGGCGCATCAAGCCGGGCAGCGTCGACGCCGTCTGTGACCCGGAGCGACCGAACAGCGGACACTGCCGCCGCTTCGCCGACGGCCTGACGTCCGTGGTGGACCTGGCCGGCGGCTCGCACGGCACCATCTATGCGGTGCAGTTGGTCCAGCAGAGCTGGCTGCAATGGGAGCTCGGCCTGGCCGACCCGCCGGTCGGCGGACTGATCAAGGTGCGGCCCGGTGGCTCGAAGTCAGAGATCGCCCCTGGCTCGTTCATCCTGCCCGGCGGTGTCGATGTGGGGCGGCATGGAAAGCTCTACGTGACCGCGCCGGTATTCGGCCCGGGAGCATTGCTGCGGGTCGGTTGA
- a CDS encoding thioredoxin domain-containing protein, with translation MANRLAKATSPYLLQHADNPVDWWEWGDDAFEEARRRDVPVLLSVGYAACHWCHVMAHESFEDEKVARYLNEHFVPVKVDREERPDVDAVYMESVQALTGQGGWPMTAFLTPDGRPFYAGTYFPPSPRHGMPSFRQVLQAVDEAWTQRRGDVAASAERIAEALGGGARLASGDGPPSATRLDAAVGRLEAELDPVNGGFGGAPKFPPSMVLEFLLRHHARTGEHAALGAVELTAERMARGGLYDQLGGGFARYSVDASWVVPHFEKMLYDNALLLRVYAHLWRATGSALAERVVRETAAFLLRDLRTAEGGFASSLDADSPPEPGAHPVEGAYYVWTPAQLRAELGDEDGAWAAELLGVTAEGTFEHGASTLQLPADPAAPGDATRWGRVRAALFEARRRRPAPGRDDKVVAAWNGLTIAALAEAGALLDEPAWIDAATACADLLVRVHLDDAGRVRRVSRDGVAGGHPGVLEDYADLAEGFLALLAVTGDPAWLSLAEQLLEVVLTSFTDPAGGFFDTGADVTDARLAGLRRPQDPTDNATPSGWSAAAGALLAFAAYTGSSRHREAAESALNIYDALAARAPRFGGWGLAVAEALLAGPVEVAVVGPASDERTAALHATALRGTSPGAVVVAGDPVDPAAGAIPLLRGRDVVGGVPAAYVCRNFVCDLPVTDPEQLAARLPTAQAD, from the coding sequence ATGGCCAACCGTCTCGCCAAGGCGACAAGCCCGTACCTGCTGCAGCATGCCGACAATCCGGTCGACTGGTGGGAGTGGGGCGACGACGCGTTCGAGGAGGCACGCCGGCGGGACGTGCCGGTGCTGCTCAGCGTCGGATACGCCGCCTGCCACTGGTGCCACGTCATGGCGCACGAGTCCTTCGAGGACGAGAAGGTCGCGCGCTACCTCAACGAGCACTTCGTCCCGGTCAAGGTGGACCGCGAGGAACGGCCGGACGTCGACGCGGTCTACATGGAGTCGGTGCAGGCCCTGACCGGGCAGGGCGGCTGGCCCATGACGGCCTTCCTCACGCCCGACGGCCGGCCGTTCTATGCCGGCACCTACTTCCCGCCGTCGCCGCGGCACGGTATGCCGTCGTTCCGTCAGGTGCTTCAGGCTGTCGACGAGGCGTGGACGCAGCGACGCGGCGACGTCGCGGCGTCGGCGGAGCGGATCGCCGAAGCCCTGGGTGGGGGCGCCCGGCTGGCCAGTGGCGACGGACCACCGTCGGCCACCCGGCTCGACGCCGCGGTCGGCCGGTTGGAGGCTGAGCTCGACCCGGTCAACGGCGGGTTCGGCGGCGCGCCCAAGTTCCCGCCGTCCATGGTGCTGGAGTTCCTGCTGCGTCACCACGCCCGCACCGGCGAGCATGCGGCGCTCGGCGCGGTCGAGCTGACCGCCGAGCGGATGGCCCGCGGCGGCCTGTACGACCAGCTCGGCGGCGGGTTCGCCCGCTACAGCGTCGACGCATCCTGGGTGGTTCCGCACTTCGAGAAGATGCTGTACGACAACGCGTTGCTGCTGCGGGTGTACGCCCATCTGTGGCGGGCGACGGGGTCCGCCCTGGCCGAGCGGGTGGTGCGGGAGACCGCCGCTTTCCTGCTGCGCGACCTGCGCACCGCGGAGGGCGGCTTCGCCAGTTCGCTCGATGCGGACTCGCCACCGGAGCCCGGTGCCCACCCGGTGGAAGGCGCCTACTACGTGTGGACCCCCGCGCAGCTGCGCGCCGAACTCGGTGACGAGGACGGCGCGTGGGCGGCAGAGCTGCTCGGGGTCACGGCGGAGGGCACGTTCGAGCACGGAGCGTCCACCCTCCAACTACCAGCGGATCCCGCCGCTCCCGGCGACGCCACCCGGTGGGGCCGGGTGCGGGCCGCCCTGTTCGAGGCCCGTCGTCGCCGTCCCGCGCCCGGCCGCGACGACAAGGTGGTCGCGGCCTGGAACGGGCTGACCATCGCGGCGCTCGCCGAGGCCGGCGCGCTGCTGGACGAGCCCGCCTGGATCGACGCGGCGACCGCCTGCGCCGACCTGCTGGTCCGGGTGCACCTCGACGACGCCGGGCGGGTGCGGCGGGTCTCGCGCGACGGCGTCGCCGGCGGACATCCGGGAGTGCTGGAGGACTATGCCGACCTCGCCGAGGGCTTCCTGGCATTGCTCGCCGTGACCGGCGACCCTGCCTGGCTGTCGCTGGCCGAGCAGCTGCTCGAGGTGGTGCTGACGTCGTTCACCGACCCGGCCGGCGGGTTCTTCGACACCGGCGCCGACGTCACCGACGCACGGCTGGCCGGACTGCGCCGGCCGCAGGACCCGACCGACAACGCCACCCCGTCGGGCTGGTCCGCGGCGGCCGGAGCCCTGCTGGCCTTCGCCGCCTACACCGGTTCGTCCCGCCACCGGGAGGCCGCCGAGAGCGCCCTGAATATCTACGACGCGCTGGCCGCCCGGGCGCCCCGGTTCGGCGGGTGGGGGCTGGCGGTCGCGGAGGCGCTGCTGGCAGGCCCTGTCGAGGTGGCCGTGGTCGGCCCGGCCAGCGACGAACGGACAGCCGCGCTGCACGCCACCGCGCTGCGCGGGACCTCGCCCGGCGCGGTCGTGGTGGCCGGCGACCCCGTCGATCCCGCGGCCGGTGCGATTCCGTTGCTCCGCGGCCGGGACGTCGTGGGCGGCGTGCCCGCCGCGTACGTCTGCCGCAACTTCGTCTGTGACCTCCCGGTCACCGACCCCGAGCAATTGGCCGCGCGCCTCCCCACCGCTCAGGCCGACTAG
- a CDS encoding glycosyltransferase family 4 protein, whose product MKVAYVCADPGVPVFGTKGASVHVREVLRVLVAGGARVDLFCRRTGGLPPPDLAGVRVHRLPAVASRDVAGRELEMLAQGRDVERMLAAAGAFDLVYERYSLWDAAAMSWARTAGVPAVLEVNAPLVDEQAEHRGLVHRDEALTVLRAAAMCSSVVACVSEPVADWVRSVAGPAAPVVVQPNGVDVERVRPGLGRGRRPYTVGFVGTLKPWHGVDVLVAAFAMLAHECPDARLLVVGDGPEAPALRAGVRQAGLDGAVEFTGAVEPDAVPALLHRMDVATAPYPAGASQYFSPLKVYEYLAAALPVVASRTGQLPSILRDGVDGVLVPPGDPAALARELIRLRHDPGRRLRLARAARATAERHHTWQAVVGRTLAAAGVELPVPAVA is encoded by the coding sequence ATGAAGGTGGCCTACGTCTGCGCCGACCCCGGCGTGCCGGTGTTCGGTACCAAAGGCGCGTCGGTACACGTGCGGGAAGTGCTGCGGGTGCTCGTCGCCGGCGGCGCCCGGGTGGACCTGTTCTGCCGGCGCACCGGCGGTCTGCCACCGCCCGACCTGGCCGGCGTCCGCGTTCACCGCCTACCCGCGGTCGCCAGCCGTGACGTCGCCGGCCGGGAGCTGGAGATGCTGGCCCAGGGGCGGGACGTCGAGCGGATGCTGGCCGCGGCCGGTGCCTTCGACCTCGTCTACGAGCGCTACTCGCTGTGGGACGCGGCCGCCATGTCGTGGGCGCGGACGGCCGGCGTCCCAGCCGTCCTCGAGGTCAACGCGCCGCTGGTGGACGAGCAGGCCGAGCACCGCGGCCTGGTCCACCGCGACGAGGCGCTCACGGTGCTGCGGGCCGCCGCGATGTGCTCGTCCGTGGTGGCGTGCGTGTCCGAACCGGTGGCCGACTGGGTGCGCTCGGTCGCGGGGCCCGCCGCCCCGGTGGTGGTGCAACCCAACGGGGTGGACGTCGAGCGGGTCCGCCCAGGGCTCGGCCGCGGCCGGCGCCCGTACACCGTCGGCTTCGTCGGGACGCTCAAGCCCTGGCACGGCGTCGACGTGCTGGTGGCCGCGTTCGCGATGCTCGCGCACGAGTGTCCGGATGCCCGGCTGCTGGTGGTCGGCGACGGGCCGGAAGCACCGGCATTGCGCGCCGGCGTCCGGCAGGCGGGCCTGGACGGTGCCGTCGAGTTCACCGGCGCGGTCGAACCCGACGCCGTCCCGGCGCTGCTGCACCGGATGGACGTCGCCACCGCGCCCTACCCGGCCGGCGCCAGCCAGTACTTCTCACCGTTGAAGGTCTACGAGTACCTGGCCGCCGCGCTGCCCGTGGTCGCCAGCAGGACCGGTCAGCTGCCGTCGATCCTGCGCGACGGCGTCGACGGCGTCCTGGTGCCGCCCGGTGACCCGGCCGCGCTTGCCCGGGAACTGATCCGGCTGCGACACGACCCCGGCCGGCGGCTGCGGCTGGCCCGGGCCGCCCGCGCAACGGCCGAGCGGCACCACACCTGGCAGGCCGTGGTCGGCCGGACCCTCGCGGCGGCGGGCGTGGAACTGCCGGTGCCGGCGGTGGCGTGA
- a CDS encoding glycosyltransferase, translating into MSPDARTTPRVGYVLKMYPRFSETFVVSEILAREARGTEIEIFSLRPPDDSRFHDTLARVAAPVTYLPRIRRPEQLWSILAAAAGRLPRLPEVLPELLTADAEDAGQAVDLALRITAGGVTHVHAHFGSVATTVARLASLLTAVPFSFTAHAKDIFHESVDPADLRRKLTAAHHVVTVSDYNAGYLAGTFGPDSARVRRVYNGLDLDAFTYDSTAAERPPVIAAVGRLVEKKGFDVLLDACRLLADDGRTFRCRLVGTGPLADDLRDQVARLGLRDLVELTGPLSQPRVREVVREAALLAAPCVVASDGNQDGLPTVLLEAMALGTPCVSTDVSGIGEVVRDDETGLLVPQRDPEALAAAMARLLDDGALRARLAAAARDLVEKEFDAVRQARELDDLLAQPGVIR; encoded by the coding sequence ATGTCGCCTGATGCCCGGACCACACCGCGCGTCGGCTACGTGCTGAAGATGTACCCGCGGTTCTCCGAGACCTTCGTCGTCTCCGAGATCCTGGCCCGGGAGGCTCGCGGCACCGAGATCGAGATCTTCTCGCTGCGCCCGCCCGACGACAGCCGGTTCCACGACACGCTCGCCCGGGTCGCCGCGCCGGTCACGTACCTACCGCGCATCCGCCGTCCGGAGCAGTTGTGGTCGATCCTGGCGGCCGCGGCCGGCCGGCTGCCCAGGCTCCCGGAGGTGCTGCCGGAGCTGCTGACGGCCGACGCCGAGGACGCCGGCCAGGCCGTCGACCTCGCGCTGCGGATCACCGCCGGCGGGGTGACCCACGTGCACGCGCACTTCGGGTCGGTCGCGACGACCGTGGCCCGGCTCGCGTCGCTGCTCACCGCAGTGCCGTTCTCGTTCACCGCGCACGCCAAGGACATCTTCCACGAGTCGGTCGACCCGGCGGACCTGCGGCGCAAGCTGACCGCCGCCCACCACGTCGTGACCGTCAGCGACTACAACGCCGGCTACCTCGCCGGCACCTTCGGGCCGGACTCCGCCCGGGTGCGGCGCGTCTACAACGGCCTGGACCTGGATGCGTTCACGTACGACTCCACGGCGGCGGAGCGCCCGCCCGTGATCGCCGCCGTCGGACGGCTGGTGGAGAAGAAGGGCTTCGACGTCCTGCTGGACGCCTGCCGGCTGCTCGCGGACGACGGCCGGACGTTCCGCTGCAGGCTCGTCGGCACCGGCCCGCTCGCCGACGACCTGCGTGACCAGGTGGCCCGGCTCGGCCTGCGCGACCTGGTCGAGCTGACCGGCCCACTGTCGCAGCCGCGGGTCCGCGAGGTGGTGCGGGAGGCCGCGCTGCTGGCCGCTCCGTGCGTCGTCGCCTCCGACGGCAACCAGGACGGGCTGCCGACGGTGCTCCTCGAGGCGATGGCGCTGGGAACGCCGTGTGTGTCGACGGACGTGAGCGGGATCGGCGAGGTCGTCCGCGACGACGAGACCGGCCTGCTCGTCCCGCAGCGCGACCCCGAGGCGCTGGCCGCGGCGATGGCCCGCCTGCTCGACGACGGCGCCCTGCGCGCCCGGCTGGCCGCGGCCGCGCGCGACCTGGTCGAGAAGGAGTTCGACGCGGTCCGGCAGGCCCGCGAGCTGGACGACCTGCTGGCACAGCCGGGGGTGATCCGATGA